A single window of Nicotiana sylvestris chromosome 5, ASM39365v2, whole genome shotgun sequence DNA harbors:
- the LOC104210488 gene encoding transcription initiation factor IIF subunit alpha isoform X1 — MSIDLVLKPSCSRCGSTSELYGSTCKHLTLCMSCGKNMAETRDKCYECGTPITRLIREYNVRACSSNDKNYFIARFASGLPNFSKKKNESKWTLQKEGLQGRQVTDTLREKYKNKPWLLEDETGQFQFHGQLEGAQSAQYYLLMMQGEELVAIPAGSWYNFNKVAQYKQLTLEEAEEKMKNRRKTADGYQRWMMKAANNGPAAFGEVERFDDKESGSGGTRGRKKTSGDEDEGNGSDHGDEDEEEEAARKSRLGLNKRGADDDEEGPRGGDLDLDDDDIEKGDDWEHEEIFTDDDEAVGNDPEEREDLAPEIPAPPEIKQDDEDEDEGDEEGGGLSKSGKELKKLLGKANGLNESDAEDDDDDDDTEEDISPVLAPKPKEAPKEEPIDTSSPSKPSASGPTRGTPTSKSAKTKRKANGDDSKPTNGAPLKKVKTETDAKPGKDETPSTAKNSVLPKGASPSSKTAPSPATGPVTEEEIRAVLLQRKPVTTQDLVSQFKSRLKCKEDKAAFADVLRKISKIQKTGTGTSYVVLRERTNQ, encoded by the exons ATGTCGATAGATTTGGTACTGAAACCGTCGTGTAGCAGGTGCGGCTCCACGTCGGAGTTGTACGGAAGCACCTGCAAGCACTTGACTCTTTGCATGTCTTGTGGTAAAAACATGGCTGAGACTCGTGATAAATGCTACGAGTGTGGCACTCCGATCACACGGCTGATTCGA GAGTATAATGTTCGGGCTTGCTCCAGCAATGACAAGAATTATTTCATTGCTCGATTTGCTTCAGGCTTACCgaacttttcaaaaaaaaagaatgagaGTAAATGGACTTTACAAAAAGAAGGTTTGCAAGGACGTCAAGTTACGGATACTTTGCGG GAAAAGTACAAGAATAAACCGTGGCTATTAGAGGATGAAACCGGTCAATTTCAGTTCCATGGTCAGCTTGAGGGAGCACAGTCAGCACAATATTATCTATTGATGATGCAGGGTGAAGAGTTGGTTGCTATTCCAGCTGGTTCTTG GTACAACTTCAACAAAGTTGCCCAATATAAGCAACTTACTCTGGAGGAAGCAGAggagaaaatgaaaaatagaaggaaaactgcAGATGGGTACCAGAGATGGATGATGAAAGCAGCAAATAATGGACCTGCTGCCTTCGGTGAAGTAGAAAGATTTGATGACAAGGAAAGTGGATCTGGTGGGACAAGGGGGCGTAAGAAAACTTCTGGTGATGAGGACGAAGGCAACGGTTCGGACCATGGGGATGAAGATGAGGAAGAGGAGGCTGCTAGAAAAAGCAGGTTGGGACTCAACAAAAGAGGCgctgatgatgatgaagagggTCCCAGAGGGGGTGATCTTGACCTGGATGATGATGATATTGAAAAAG GGGATGATTGGGAGCATGAAGAGATTTTTACGGATGATGATGAAGCTGTTGGGAATGATCCTGAGGAGAGGGAAGATTTGGCTCCTGAAATTCCTGCTCCTCCAGAGATTAAGCAG GATGACGAAGACGAGGATGAAGGTGATGAAGAGGGAGGGGGTCTGAGTAAATCTGGTAAAGAGCTGAAAAAGTTGCTTGGAAAAGCTAATGGGTTGAATGAATCAGATGCTGAGGATGACGACGATGACGATGAT ACAGAAGAGGATATTTCACCTGTATTAGCTCCTAAGCCGAAGGAAGCTCCTAAAGAAGAACCGATCGACACCAGCAGTCCTTCGAAACCATCTGCTTCTGGACCCACTCGTGGAACTCCAACTTCAAAATCAGCTAAGACTAAAAGAAAAGCTAATGGTGATGACTCAAAACCAACCAATGGTGCTCCCTTGAAAAAAGTGAAAACAGAAACG GATGCCAAACCTGGGAAAGATGAAACTCCGTCTACTGCGAAGAACAGTGTTCTCCCAAAGGGTGCATCACCCTCTTCCAAAACGGCTCCAAGTCCTGCCACAGGTCCTGTTACTGAAGAAGAAATTAGAGCTGTTCTATTGCAGAGAAAACCAGTGACCACACAGGATCTTGTCAGCCAATTTAAATCTCGTTTAAAATGTAAAGAG GATAAGGCTGCTTTTGCTGATGTATTGAGGAAGATCTCCAAGATACAGAAGACCGGTACAGGAACGAGCTATGTTGTGTTACGAGAGAG GACAAATCAATAG
- the LOC104210488 gene encoding transcription initiation factor IIF subunit alpha isoform X2, with the protein MSIDLVLKPSCSRCGSTSELYGSTCKHLTLCMSCGKNMAETRDKCYECGTPITRLIREYNVRACSSNDKNYFIARFASGLPNFSKKKNESKWTLQKEGLQGRQVTDTLREKYKNKPWLLEDETGQFQFHGQLEGAQSAQYYLLMMQGEELVAIPAGSWYNFNKVAQYKQLTLEEAEEKMKNRRKTADGYQRWMMKAANNGPAAFGEVERFDDKESGSGGTRGRKKTSGDEDEGNGSDHGDEDEEEEAARKSRLGLNKRGADDDEEGPRGGDLDLDDDDIEKGDDWEHEEIFTDDDEAVGNDPEEREDLAPEIPAPPEIKQDDEDEDEGDEEGGGLSKSGKELKKLLGKANGLNESDAEDDDDDDDTEEDISPVLAPKPKEAPKEEPIDTSSPSKPSASGPTRGTPTSKSAKTKRKANGDDSKPTNGAPLKKVKTETDAKPGKDETPSTAKNSVLPKGASPSSKTAPSPATGPVTEEEIRAVLLQRKPVTTQDLVSQFKSRLKCKEDKAAFADVLRKISKIQKTGTGTSYVVLRER; encoded by the exons ATGTCGATAGATTTGGTACTGAAACCGTCGTGTAGCAGGTGCGGCTCCACGTCGGAGTTGTACGGAAGCACCTGCAAGCACTTGACTCTTTGCATGTCTTGTGGTAAAAACATGGCTGAGACTCGTGATAAATGCTACGAGTGTGGCACTCCGATCACACGGCTGATTCGA GAGTATAATGTTCGGGCTTGCTCCAGCAATGACAAGAATTATTTCATTGCTCGATTTGCTTCAGGCTTACCgaacttttcaaaaaaaaagaatgagaGTAAATGGACTTTACAAAAAGAAGGTTTGCAAGGACGTCAAGTTACGGATACTTTGCGG GAAAAGTACAAGAATAAACCGTGGCTATTAGAGGATGAAACCGGTCAATTTCAGTTCCATGGTCAGCTTGAGGGAGCACAGTCAGCACAATATTATCTATTGATGATGCAGGGTGAAGAGTTGGTTGCTATTCCAGCTGGTTCTTG GTACAACTTCAACAAAGTTGCCCAATATAAGCAACTTACTCTGGAGGAAGCAGAggagaaaatgaaaaatagaaggaaaactgcAGATGGGTACCAGAGATGGATGATGAAAGCAGCAAATAATGGACCTGCTGCCTTCGGTGAAGTAGAAAGATTTGATGACAAGGAAAGTGGATCTGGTGGGACAAGGGGGCGTAAGAAAACTTCTGGTGATGAGGACGAAGGCAACGGTTCGGACCATGGGGATGAAGATGAGGAAGAGGAGGCTGCTAGAAAAAGCAGGTTGGGACTCAACAAAAGAGGCgctgatgatgatgaagagggTCCCAGAGGGGGTGATCTTGACCTGGATGATGATGATATTGAAAAAG GGGATGATTGGGAGCATGAAGAGATTTTTACGGATGATGATGAAGCTGTTGGGAATGATCCTGAGGAGAGGGAAGATTTGGCTCCTGAAATTCCTGCTCCTCCAGAGATTAAGCAG GATGACGAAGACGAGGATGAAGGTGATGAAGAGGGAGGGGGTCTGAGTAAATCTGGTAAAGAGCTGAAAAAGTTGCTTGGAAAAGCTAATGGGTTGAATGAATCAGATGCTGAGGATGACGACGATGACGATGAT ACAGAAGAGGATATTTCACCTGTATTAGCTCCTAAGCCGAAGGAAGCTCCTAAAGAAGAACCGATCGACACCAGCAGTCCTTCGAAACCATCTGCTTCTGGACCCACTCGTGGAACTCCAACTTCAAAATCAGCTAAGACTAAAAGAAAAGCTAATGGTGATGACTCAAAACCAACCAATGGTGCTCCCTTGAAAAAAGTGAAAACAGAAACG GATGCCAAACCTGGGAAAGATGAAACTCCGTCTACTGCGAAGAACAGTGTTCTCCCAAAGGGTGCATCACCCTCTTCCAAAACGGCTCCAAGTCCTGCCACAGGTCCTGTTACTGAAGAAGAAATTAGAGCTGTTCTATTGCAGAGAAAACCAGTGACCACACAGGATCTTGTCAGCCAATTTAAATCTCGTTTAAAATGTAAAGAG GATAAGGCTGCTTTTGCTGATGTATTGAGGAAGATCTCCAAGATACAGAAGACCGGTACAGGAACGAGCTATGTTGTGTTACGAGAGAGGTGA